The Notolabrus celidotus isolate fNotCel1 chromosome 6, fNotCel1.pri, whole genome shotgun sequence nucleotide sequence GGATCAGTTTGTGAGCGAGGAGAGACCGGGGTGCAGTTCTGCTTTGGGGCCACAGGGGGCGGCAGTGAGGAGCGGCAGGACGGAGCTGTGGAAGATCCTGAGAGGAGCGCCGCTCACGCTGGGTGGGTGTTTTACTCTCtgacgtccagcagggggcgactcctccATCAGAGtttgtcccatctgttaacatggaggaggcggggcttatgacctGTACTGGGGGCGCTCTGAGGGATTCAACTTCACTGCAGAGACCCTCACCTGACactgtcctcctcttcttcacagcGTACGTCCCCGGCGGTCGCTACGACTACCTGACTCTGTCCGGGAAGCAGCACGTGTCTCGTCTGAGCCGTGATTGGTCGGATCGAAGCACTCTGTCGCACATCCAGGTGACTTCCTGTTCCTCAGCATCAGGTCGCCTCTCTGAAGTCTGACCCGCGTTAacgtctctgtttcctctcagagGGAGAGCGAGGCGAGCCGCGGAGGTCGGGTGATCAACAGCATCCTGGAGGGGGACGTCTCTGTGGCGAGCGGCGCGGTGGTGCAGCACTGCCACCTACAGGTCAGGAGGCGTCACTGCAACGTGTTAACACAGCTTCACAGTCTGGGCTCTgtcgtgacctttgacctctcctcCAGGGTCCCTTCAGAGTCCCATCAGGGTGTCTGCTGTCGGGTCTCGAGGCGTCCACGTCTCAGAGCGCCAGGCAGCTGAAACtggctgatgatgtcatcattcAGGGACACCGCATCGAGCTGGGCGAGCTGAAGCTGAGCGTGTTCTCAGTGATGGGAGCGCAGGACGAGCTGCAGGTACCTAGACCAGGACCTCGACAGAGGCTGAGACCGAGAACAAGACAGAGACCGGGACCGGGACCGAGaccaggacagagacagagacagagacccaGACCCAGACCCCGACCCCGACCGAGACAGATGACAAAGTCTGGATCAATAAACGGACGAAAACTGAATGTTTAGAAAGATTAAgtgattcctcctcctcctcctcctcttcctctccctgttcctcctcctcttcctcttcctctccctctccctcttcctcttcctctccctgttcctcctcctcctcctcttcctctccctgttcctcctcctcttcctcttcctcttcctgttcctcctcctcttcctctccctgttcctcctcctcttcctgttcctcctcctcctcttcctcctcctcctcctcttcctctccctgttcctcctcctcttcctcttcctgttcctcctcctcctcttcctcttcctcctcctcctcctcttcctcttcctgttcctcctcttcctcttcctcctcctcctcctcttcctctccctgttcctcctcctcctcttcctcttcctgttcctcctcctcttcctctccctgttcctcctcctcttcctcttcctgttcctcctcctcttcctcttcctctccctgttcctcctcctcctcttcctcttcctcctcctcctcctctttctcaggTCTCCTCTGATGACAGCAGCGCCTCCTTCCTGAATCAAACCTGGACCTCCTTCTTCAGCAGAACAGGAATCCAGTAAGATCCAGGACCCGGTTCTTTAAAGTGATCTGATACCTGAAGAGATCAGAAGTCACGTGGTGTTGttttgtctcctcctcctcctcttcctctcctcttcctcctcttcctctcctcctctcctcttcctcctcttcctcttcctctcctcctctcaggtcTGAGGACTTGTGGGCCCGGGGAGAGCATCGCTCCCTCCTGGAGGCCCGCCTCTTCCCGGTCCTCCACCCCAGAGGGGGCGCTGTGGGTCTGGAGGGAGGTGTGGGGTGGCTGCTGGGCGGGGCCGGCTGtctgaggaggtggagggaggcgTGGAGGCTCTCTCTGAAGGAGGTGATGACGCTCACTCACCAGGAGGCGGAGCTTCAGTGGAGGGAGGAGCTGTTGTTCCTGGcggggaggaggagagtgagagaCGCTCTGAGGAGGCGCTCAGACGTCTGCCTGCTGCCGAGCTTCAGAGCCGCCGTGATGGgcggccagcagggggcgctgctgCAGACGCTGGACTGCAGTGAGTCTGACCttcactttcctctcctcctcctcttccttcttcttcttctcctccacttAATCTTTTTCCTAGATCTCCTTGttcttgtttcctcctctctttccttccccTCTGTtgatccctctcctcccctccttcttccttttcctattcctcctcctcctttcttttccttcctccttgttctcttcttctgcatcttGTTGATCTTTAActcctctttccttctcctccatttctttttcatctcctcctcctttcctacCACTTCTTCACATCTTTTACCCCTCTCTCCTATTCTagttccctctcttcctccttccttattctctccatccctccttttccttcttcttctgctccttccttctccttctgtTTCCTTTCCTACTCCTATCTCTAGTTTCTTCTTTTCCCCCTTCCTTATTCTCTCCAtccccctcttctcctcctctgctcccttgtttcctcctcctcttgctgtCCCACCTCCTACTTctttacctcctcctcctcttttctttatcCTTTCtaactctgtctctcctcctctgttctcaGTTGCAGCAGGAGGTGGGGATCAGGGGGCGGAGTCAGGGGCGGAGCTCGGCGTGGCGGCTCGTTGCCTCTCCTGCATCGCCGACGTGTTGGTGTGCATGGCGGGAGGAAAAGGCGGCCTGAGGAGCGGACCGGCTGCCAACGAGGCCTGGAGCTCCGCCTACTTCCTGTTGGAGGAGGGTGACCTGAGGGGCGGAGTCAAAGCCCTGGCTGATCAGAGAGCTCATTGGCTGAGCAGGTGAGCGTCAGTCTGCGTTCACTTTGAGCTCCTGCAGGTGTAGACGCTGATCTCTGTGTCGCCCCCTACAGGCCGGACCTGCTGGTTCGAGCGGCGCGGCACTACGAGGGAGCCGGACAGGTGCTGCTACGACAAGCTGTGATGTCATCGCAAAGGTTCATTTCTATTGGACAGGGAGAGGTCCCGCCCATCGAGGAGTGGCAGGAAGTGGAGTGTCCGGCGAGACTGGACCTCGCAGGTGAGAAGATTTATCCGTCCTCAAACTTCTTCATGCTAACATCACAGCGCTAACTCTCTGACGGTTTCATTCTGTCGTTACTTTAAACGTTTAAATCGCTGAACGCCGAATCATCGCCGAATCATCGCCGAATAAAGAGCGTTTGTGTTTCAGGCGGCTGGAGCGACACGCCGCCCATCGCCTTCGAACACGGCGGCTCCGTCACAAACGTTTCCGTTAAGGTGGATGGGAAGCGTCCTATTGGTGCCCGGGCCCGTCGCATCACAGAGCCCCGCCTCCTGCTGGTCAGCTACACGGGGGGGCGGGACAGTGAGGTTTCCACGGAGACGGCGTGTAACAACCTGGACGACCTGAGAGACTACTGTCAGCCTCACGCACCGGGTACGAGAGATTCACACCTTACAGATCAGCAGGTAACAGAAGAGAccctaatgtgtgtgtgtgtgtgtgtgtgtgtgtgtgtgtgtgtgtgtgtgtgtgtgtgtgtgtgtgtgtgtgtgtgtgtgcgtgtgtgtgtgtgtgcgtgcgtgtgtcgTCACAGGAGCCCTGCTGAaggccgtgtgtgtgtgcagcggtCTGGTGTCTCTCTCCTCCCAGCATGCTCTGGGGGATCAGCTGATGCAGCGAtggggaggaggggtggagCTTCACAGCTGGTCGGTGCTGCCCACCGGGTCCGGACTGGGTGAGTGAAACAGAGGGAGATAgcgcttagcttagcatagagaCGACAAACAGGCAAACTAGCTTACCTCAAGGGACAGGAGCtaacttagcttagcataatgactgaaaaaactgcttaaagaaaacacagaaactggGAAACAGTTCATCAGTCTGTAAACTTAGCTTAGCCtagcataaaaaaaatgtaaacaggaagtctttaaacttagcttagcataacaaatgtaaacaggaagtctttaaacttagcttagcataaaaaaTGGAATCAGGAAGTCTTTaaacttagcttagcataacaaatgtaaacaggaagtctttaaacttagcttagcataacaaatggaaacaggaagtctttaaacttagcttagcataacaaatgtaaacaggaagtctttaaacttagcttagcataaaaaaTGGAAACAGGAAGTCTTTAAACTTAGCTTAGCTGATCTAAACATGTAGTATAGATACTTTGAAAAAGCTATCTTAGCTTAGCATGTAGACTTGATACGGTGGGAAGTAGCTAGCTTAGCATAGCCAAGTATGAATTCTGAGAACAACCAGCTGCAGCTTCTTTAGCTACGGGAACATTCCTGAAACACAGGGTCAACAgttagctttggttagcatgGATTCTGGAAACAAAAGGGGAAAAGCTAACTTGGCTTAGCATTGAT carries:
- the LOC117813781 gene encoding L-fucose kinase, translated to MSRRGFSWTVVVLTCQHTDSVYTFQRELELRQQRGSLSQGALVLTVRDRQEPLGSGGATLNALLVAAEHLSSRAGHTVVTADVLDDAHILILHTGRDFPWSSCSRAFCWLPAEKPDQRVQAPVCCLDLLLDCLTHQICPGSPPGVWVCSTDMILSIPPDFVLSWEGFSGVRVLALPGDVSYAADHGVYLSDLQGQVKDIVYKGTKEQIQKAVMHDGKVPLVSGPVFFSRSVSEKLLQTHVTPPLDGCTYLGLDSGAPPLQISLFLDMLKCLCSDLSQDQFVSEERPGCSSALGPQGAAVRSGRTELWKILRGAPLTLAYVPGGRYDYLTLSGKQHVSRLSRDWSDRSTLSHIQRESEASRGGRVINSILEGDVSVASGAVVQHCHLQGPFRVPSGCLLSGLEASTSQSARQLKLADDVIIQGHRIELGELKLSVFSVMGAQDELQVSSDDSSASFLNQTWTSFFSRTGIQSEDLWARGEHRSLLEARLFPVLHPRGGAVGLEGGVGWLLGGAGCLRRWREAWRLSLKEVMTLTHQEAELQWREELLFLAGRRRVRDALRRRSDVCLLPSFRAAVMGGQQGALLQTLDCIAAGGGDQGAESGAELGVAARCLSCIADVLVCMAGGKGGLRSGPAANEAWSSAYFLLEEGDLRGGVKALADQRAHWLSRPDLLVRAARHYEGAGQVLLRQAVMSSQRFISIGQGEVPPIEEWQEVECPARLDLAGGWSDTPPIAFEHGGSVTNVSVKVDGKRPIGARARRITEPRLLLVSYTGGRDSEVSTETACNNLDDLRDYCQPHAPGALLKAVCVCSGLVSLSSQHALGDQLMQRWGGGVELHSWSVLPTGSGLGTSSILAGALLAAVYRCTGQTYNTDSLIHAVLYLEQILTTGGGWQDQVGGLVGGVKVGRSRASLPLQVEVERLRLPQDFLVSLEQHLLLVYTGKTRLARNLLQDVVRSWYSRLPAMVQNAQQLVANSEECAAACSDGSLSRLGACLDRSWQQKKLMAPGCEPASVRAMMEALRPLVLGQSLAGAGGGGFLYLLTREPRQQEAVLQVLHNTAGLGDFSVHSVELDMVGIQVLSPS